tttaacttcatttgcAAAATTGTTGGGATTCTTCCCATGACTTAGCAAATAACAATATAATGATTATCCAGAATTGCCAAAAtgatcatatgatcatagatcCAAGGCAAGAAAGTATTTTAATGGCCATCCACTCcaacagctcattttacagataaggaaactgaggccccagaagATAaggtgatttgttcaaggttggACATGTAGGAGggagagatgagatttgaattcatgtcctctgactccaattctTAATATAAAAACTGTTCTTGTTTTCTGAAGTCTTTACTTCCAAGGTGCTCCAAGCTCTTCAATTCACAATGGTCTTCCCAATACTCTATAAGGTAGAAAATTATTTACCTAACTTTGCAGAAGTATAGATGTCATTTCTTCTCATAAAGATGAGCATGCTGACCTAAAAGTCCCCAAAACCAAGTCCTATGATCTCAACCAAACAAAAGATCATTTCAagaatcattattttttatctaGAATGGCAAGATAAGCTACGTTCTAAAAACTGAATTAGCTATGAAGTCAAGACAATTGCATTAACAACTGTGCTGATCTCTTGGGGTTTTATTGTTACAGGTATAGTCTAAACCTCACAAGCTGGTCTATGTAACACCATGCTAGACATCTAGTTCAATTAATTGTTCAATATTGCCATGTCAAATGACTTCTAGATTAAGTCAACATTTTCCTCTTTCACTAGGTTGTGATGAAAAGTAATGTAGGTACAGCCTTAATTTAATGTTGGGTAAGTGGATCACAGATACAGACCTGGAAGGGATCCTACATGCCATCTAGTCCAACGTTctaattttacagctgaggaaatcaaGACCCATGAAAGTTAAGTGGTTATTCAAAGTCAAACAGGTAGTAAGCATCACAGATAAAATTGAACCTTATCTCTAACTCCAGAACCAGAGTTTCTTTCCACTGCAGCAACCTTACTTTGACTTCATTTTCTCAGACCTTTGCTTTTctctagaaaaatgaagccagaaACTACAtctatattttacatttcacattATACCACCATTTAAATTAATGCAGACACCACCACCCTCAAGCTCAATAACTGAAATAAGAAAACATTCTGTTGGCAAGTAAAAATTCCTctgaaaaatcacaaaatggCCTGGATAGTCTTTGGGCTATTCTTCAGGCCACCAGCAGATGCCTGTATCATCATCACTAGGAGAATAGAAAACATGGAAGATGAGTCTGTGGTCCCTTCGATTGTTTGGTGttcttcgtttttttttttttctttttctcatttgcctGAAAATTTTTTGTATCTCTTGCACATTCCTATTATCAAGGGTTCCCTAATAATCCAGGTCATTTATCTACTCTCacatttctctccccttttctcccccaGTTCAAGTCATTGCTGCTGTTGCTGATTCTGGCATTCATGATGAAGAGGGGAGTCTCAATGCCGAAGAGGTCAGGCTGCCCCAAAGCAGAAGGGAATGACTCTTTGCAGAGTGTAAGGATCAACATGAATATCATTAACCGGAACCAAGGCTCAAAGATATCCCCCGATTACAAGAACCGCTCTACCTCTCCCTGGGATTTAGTGTAAGTAAGACCCCACCACAACCCTCAAATGAAAGTGCTCCTCTGCCTTATACCAAATGGATGCTTTACATCTAAGAGCGGGAACTGCACTGTGTATCTCTTTGCAGATTCCCCAGAGACcttgctttcttcttcctcttctctttctcttcttcctcaccaTCTGACCACTGAGAATAGGTGAAAACAACTCAATCAGTGATATTTCTCATGAATGATACTATATTAAATTCTTTGTCTGCAAAATGGCTCTAATAACTTCACTGCCTCCCACAATGAGTTATTAGAGGAAGGACAGAACTTTAATAATCACCAGCTTTTACATAAACACCTCAAGGTTTGCAAGGTTCTTTACatgtaatctcattttatcctaagtCCAGCACACTATCCACCTATGCCATCTTGCAGCCTCTTAAGTATTAAAATGTTCAAGAAATGTGGCATTTTGGGACTCCTCTAGTGAGTATATGtttcttagaatcagaagacctgagtctgGACTCTTCTAGCTAGCTGTGTGTTACTGAGCAAAATTATTTAACCTTGCTgtgtatcattttctttttctgtaagatGAGAATCACAAAGTTCAAAGTACTATATCAATGAGCTatttagagaggagaaagacaaAAGGATAGCAGAGTTCACATCATTTTTCTACAGTTCTCCGTTCCCAGAGGATTAAGCCTCTTCTGAGCTCCTTCCCATGAATCTTGCATCAGAGAAAACGAAATGTTTTGAGGCATCATGtttagtgaaaagaacactgaatttcatatcaagagacctggattcaagtatCACCTCTGCCACTAAGTCTCTGTGCAAAACTTGGGtagaattctatgattctaaaattcataggatcattAGTTTATcccccttattttctttctatcaatttatttttattttatttattaattatgaaattttttccatgattccatgattcatattctttccctcccctcctcccgccCCATTCCCATAGCCAACTCaaaattccactaggttttacatgtataaaaacctattttcatattattaatatttgcaatagagcgattgtttagagtctacatctcagatcatatccccatcgacccatgtgatcaagttgtttttcttctgtgtttctgctcccacagttctttctctggatgtggatagtgtttatcccccttattttcaaagaaaagattTCACCGATCAGATGAATCTCCATCCTAAACCTATTTCACTATCTCCTCAGACTCTTTTTACTATTTAACCATCATAACTTTAAGAAAAATATCCCTTGTATCTAACCTAAATCCCAGCTACTGTGGCTTAGGCTCATTTTGTCTTTCCTGATCATGATAGAAGGGGAATAGAGAAATTAGATGATGTTCTTCACCATGTGTAAACTTATTAAGATCTTTTTAAAGTAATACCTTGATGATGTCTGGACTTAATCCTCCTGAAAAATTCTTCCCCTTTTGTGTTCCCATTCCCATTATGTTCAAGCTTCCCTGAGGAATCACATCtctctttgttttctcctctagGCAAAATGTGGATAACAACAGACTACCCCGGGTGATCTGGCAAGCCAGATGCCGTTACTCCGGCTGCATCAGTGCTGAGGGGGAAATGAATCATCACATGAACTCAGTGGCCATCCAGCAGGAGATCTTGGTCCTCAGAAGACAATCCTCAAACTGCCCTACTTCCTTCCAACTAGAAAAGATGCTGGTGACGGTGGGCTGCACCTGTGTCACCCCACGCACTGTGTCCTGAAAGCTGAGGGTAGCTCATTGGGAGGGTGCTTCAGAGGCAATGGGGCAGCCTCAAACTTTGCTTCCAGAAGTAGATACCTCCCCTTAGCCTTACACAAACCCTCAGAGAGCAATCCCATCTTGGACCAAATTCTAGAAAATCTAAAGATCATTCAATCCTTAGATTGGATTCTATGATTCCAAAATTGATAGGACCATTAGTTTGGACTTCTTGAggtgggtgggagggggagaatgaatgagataatatttggacaTTTCTAATATGTAAATTTGTTTTCTTGgagaagcatatttattataatttattatgtatttataacaaatcatatgtattatattacatattatattgttatatttttataaataaaaataaatgttaacatACACAAAAAAGAATAGGTTGTGCTTATTCTAACTTCAAATTTCTGTTCAAAAACAAGGACCAGAGAACCCACTATCTCTATAAATTTAAATTCATGTTGACTTCTAAtttaattttggggtttttttaagttgattataCAACCTTAGACCTTTGAGGAGAGATGCCTCAATTTGCTAATAGaccccattatttttttaaatccttgcctctCATCTTAcaagcaaaatcaaaataatctttATTGAGCAAGAATATACATGTGGATGTGGACTTTTCATCCTATTGCCAGAGGAGCTCAGCTCAAAAGTGGCaaggaataaattaaataatctagAGAAGAAGAGAATCTAGAGATATTCTAGAGAATAATCTAGAGTGAAGGGGCCAATCCAGGGAGGAATATGAGGTGGTATGGGTGAAGAGTTCCCTAAAATGGGGCTGATGGATTCTCAGATGCAAGGGGGAATAGGTTCTTTGGTACATCTAATTGGCTTAAGACACCAAGATAAGAGTATGAAGTAATTCATTCTCAAGATTTCAACAATACAATGTCCCACTGAGTCTTAGGACCAGGTGCCCATAATTGAAGCCAAGGGATAACAGTTAAGCAGCTCTACAATAACTTATCAGAGAAAAAGAGTCACATGGACTACAGATACTAAGTCTAGGATCAGATATACCAAGTCTAGGATTAGACATGTTCATGCAAAGCACAAGGACTTTGGTTTTCTCATTCTTGAGAGACCATGATAACTGGCAAGGAATGAGCCAGTGACTGAGGGGCTCCCAGCTCCAAACTAATATCCCCAAACTGAGAAGTCTAGATTCTATGGTTACCTGGTTACCTCAGTCAGGCTGTTATTTTCAAAGACAATTCTTCAAGATACTCTGTCCTAAAGACAATTTCTCCAAATCACTCTGAATCTCAAGTAAATAGAGTCAATCTTACTTCATTAGATTCATTACACACATATTAGGACAACTTGCATATATCATGATAATTTACATACTTCCAACTCCCAATCTTTCAATGAATCCAATGATCAAATTACACCAAGAAAAAAGGGAGTAGAATGAATTCATCTTCTCTCTAAAAGTTAAATGGAGAATTTTTTCTTCTGAGGACACATCATACCCTTTTGAACCAAAAATGTTGGCTGAATTtagttttatatttcttcatttaattctACCAGACATTAATATCATTTTCCTAAGATAGACAACAAGACTAATTCTGTGTTCAGCTCAGTACCATGTAATTATTATATGATGAATAAAAGTTTGTAAGAAGAGACCCACTTCTAtacattttttcttcaaattactTAATTACTTCAAATTACTTAGTTCTACCTGCTATGTGCTTACCCTATctaataactttctttttctgtaaagatattttattttgccaattacatataacaattttccaaatgaattttctgaagctataagatccaaattgtctccctccctcactttccTCCCACTTCCCTAAGttagtaaacaatttgatctgggttatacatgtattaccatggaaaatttatttccatattgttcatttttataaaagaataatcatataaaaccaaaaacccaaataaactaaagtgaaaataatatgctttgatctgcattccaactctgacagttctttctctgaaattagataatattctctgtcataagtccttcagaattatcctggatcattgtactgctaaGAATAGCTGTCTTTCGCAGTtgatttcacaatattgctgttactgtatacaatgtctcttggttctgcttatttaactctgtatcagttcacatacacctttctagctctttctgaaatcaaagctatcaataaccatatgaaaaaagttctttgattaggaaatgcaaattaaaacaattccgaAGTACCACTTCATCTCTATattgtgtgtgtctccctgcctcaaatataTTTCTCATAAATAATATGTCATAGGATTATGGTTTTTAATCctctctgctatccacttccattttatgggtgagttcattctatTCACATCCACAATTTTGATGACCATCTAGGTATTACTCTacctcttatttttcccttttgatcctgttctttttctctcctttcactctctccctcttcacatATGTTTTGCTTTCCTCCTTCCTTATAATAATCCCCTGCCCACCAGCATCTTATTCTCCTCTCACTTCTCTACAGGGTAAGATAAGATTCTATGCCCAAGGCATATGgttattattccctctctgagccagttcaCATGGAAGTAATGTTTAAGCATTGTCTGTCACCATCCTCATGCTCCTCTCCACTGTAATACTTATTACCATACACACACCTCTTTAGGTGATATAATATAGCCCATTTTaactccctcttcccttttctctcagtgcaatcctcttttctacccattgatttttttatattgcaTGTCATCCTAAACAGTTTATGTCAACACCTTCAatctatgtatactcctaactACTctgatgataaaaaaatttttaagaattacaagtatcatctttccACGTAAGAATATAAACAGTTCAATCTTATTTAAtcccttaaaatttctctttcttatctaccttttttgagtcttgtatttggacatcagattttctggtcctttcatcaggaatgctttagaaatctattttatta
The window above is part of the Gracilinanus agilis isolate LMUSP501 chromosome 4, AgileGrace, whole genome shotgun sequence genome. Proteins encoded here:
- the IL17A gene encoding interleukin-17A — its product is MSSPSILPGFKSLLLLLILAFMMKRGVSMPKRSGCPKAEGNDSLQSVRINMNIINRNQGSKISPDYKNRSTSPWDLVQNVDNNRLPRVIWQARCRYSGCISAEGEMNHHMNSVAIQQEILVLRRQSSNCPTSFQLEKMLVTVGCTCVTPRTVS